Proteins encoded together in one Shewanella acanthi window:
- a CDS encoding SprT family zinc-dependent metalloprotease — MLSPKTLLSPSALLNSIRRKAAHSLGQNYPTASLSKASSQPCAKKALKSKAVSPLEQQIHDRIETCYQEAEVYFKRSFIRPITQFTLRGKSAGTAHLQQNRLRFNPVLLKENSEAFLAEVVPHEICHLLCFTLYGKTKPHGREWQSLMRRVFKVNPKTTHSFNTETVTSNDVEYRCLCGPIRLSIRRHNKVMRGETRYLCKRCKTQLLRAESV, encoded by the coding sequence CTATTCGCCGTAAAGCGGCGCACTCACTTGGGCAAAATTATCCAACAGCTTCTTTGTCGAAGGCATCATCCCAGCCCTGTGCGAAAAAAGCATTAAAAAGCAAAGCAGTTAGCCCGCTTGAACAGCAAATTCACGATAGAATCGAAACCTGCTACCAAGAGGCTGAGGTCTATTTCAAACGCAGCTTTATCCGCCCCATCACTCAATTTACCCTCAGGGGGAAAAGTGCGGGTACGGCCCATCTACAGCAAAATCGTCTGCGCTTTAATCCTGTGTTACTCAAGGAAAACAGTGAGGCTTTTTTAGCCGAAGTCGTGCCCCACGAAATTTGCCACCTTCTGTGCTTCACCCTCTACGGCAAAACCAAACCCCATGGCCGTGAGTGGCAATCCCTAATGCGGCGAGTCTTTAAGGTGAATCCCAAAACCACCCACAGTTTTAATACCGAGACTGTGACAAGCAACGATGTCGAATACCGCTGCCTATGTGGCCCAATTCGACTCAGTATTCGTCGCCATAATAAGGTGATGCGCGGTGAGACTCGTTACCTATGTAAACGCTGTAAAACCCAACTTTTGCGAGCCGAATCGGTATAG
- the endA gene encoding endonuclease EndA, giving the protein MLNKQAITSNCRALLLCLASVASIALPANASPSHPSSFSQAKVLSQSLYKDKGANALPAVDFYCGCDIQIKGKSWKPDLNSCGYQVRKLETRANRIEWEHVVPAWEFGHQLQCWQKGGRKHCADSSTEFNKMEADMHNLVPAIGEVNGDRSNFRFSQWNGKPEQYGQCDMVIDFKNRQAQPAPHARGKIARTYLYMQKTYGLKIASQQLKLFKAWDKSYPVDTIECKRDNAIAKLQGNHNPFVQSACKAPPSPQLAE; this is encoded by the coding sequence ATGTTGAATAAGCAAGCCATTACCTCCAATTGCCGAGCGCTCTTATTGTGCCTCGCCAGTGTTGCCAGCATTGCGCTGCCCGCCAATGCCTCCCCTTCTCACCCCAGCAGTTTCAGTCAAGCCAAAGTGTTGTCCCAGTCCCTCTACAAGGACAAGGGCGCCAATGCCCTGCCCGCGGTGGATTTTTACTGTGGCTGTGACATTCAAATCAAAGGTAAATCTTGGAAACCAGATCTGAATAGCTGCGGTTATCAAGTGCGAAAACTGGAAACGCGTGCCAATCGAATCGAGTGGGAACACGTGGTCCCCGCTTGGGAATTTGGCCATCAATTACAGTGTTGGCAAAAGGGTGGTCGTAAACATTGCGCCGACAGCAGCACCGAGTTCAATAAAATGGAAGCGGATATGCACAATTTGGTGCCCGCGATTGGCGAAGTGAATGGCGATCGCAGTAACTTTCGCTTCAGTCAATGGAACGGAAAACCTGAGCAATACGGGCAATGCGACATGGTTATCGATTTTAAAAATCGTCAGGCACAACCCGCGCCCCACGCCCGTGGCAAAATCGCCCGAACCTACCTGTACATGCAAAAAACCTATGGCTTAAAGATCGCTTCACAGCAATTAAAATTATTTAAAGCATGGGATAAAAGCTATCCAGTTGATACTATTGAATGCAAACGCGATAACGCCATCGCTAAGCTGCAGGGAAACCATAATCCCTTTGTGCAAAGTGCCTGTAAGGCACCACCGAGCCCACAATTAGCCGAATAA
- the rsmE gene encoding 16S rRNA (uracil(1498)-N(3))-methyltransferase — translation MRVPRIYQPLPLALNQQLNLDEDGAAHIGKVLRMGAGEQISLFNGDGHDYLAEIIDAGKKSVTVKVLSCDANHSESPLNLHLGQVISRGDRMEFTIQKSVELGVNTITPLFSDRCGVKLSGERLEKKIQQWQKIVISACEQSGRSQVPVVRPAMELQEWCSEPTEALKLNLHPRAAHGINGLDLSHSRVRLLIGPEGGLSAEEIAMTETHQFTDVLLGPRVLRTETASLTAITALQLRFGDLG, via the coding sequence ATGAGAGTTCCAAGAATTTATCAACCTCTGCCACTTGCCCTCAATCAACAGTTAAATCTGGACGAAGATGGTGCGGCCCATATCGGCAAAGTGCTTCGCATGGGTGCGGGTGAACAAATCAGCCTGTTTAATGGTGATGGTCATGATTATCTTGCCGAAATTATCGATGCGGGTAAAAAATCAGTTACGGTAAAAGTACTTAGCTGCGATGCCAATCATTCCGAATCTCCATTAAACCTGCATTTAGGTCAGGTGATTTCCCGTGGCGATAGAATGGAATTTACCATTCAAAAATCCGTTGAACTTGGGGTGAATACCATCACGCCGCTGTTTTCAGACCGCTGCGGCGTCAAACTCAGTGGCGAGCGCCTCGAGAAGAAAATTCAGCAATGGCAGAAGATCGTGATCAGCGCCTGTGAGCAATCCGGTCGCAGCCAAGTTCCCGTTGTACGCCCTGCAATGGAATTACAGGAATGGTGCAGCGAGCCAACTGAAGCATTAAAACTTAACCTGCATCCGCGTGCGGCTCACGGTATTAACGGCTTGGACTTGTCCCATAGCCGGGTGCGGTTGTTAATTGGCCCTGAAGGCGGATTATCGGCGGAAGAAATCGCCATGACAGAGACGCATCAGTTTACCGATGTGCTCCTCGGCCCCCGAGTGCTGCGAACCGAAACCGCCTCGCTCACGGCCATTACCGCACTACAACTTAGATTTGGTGATTTAGGCTAA
- the gshB gene encoding glutathione synthase, with protein sequence MIKLGIVMDPISEINIKKDSSFAMLMAAQARGYELFYMEMADLAMVNGVAMGNMRPLKVINDASKWFELGEAQDTPLEALDVVLMRKDPPFDTEFIYATYMLERAEEKGVLIVNKPQSLRDANEKLFTAWFSEFTPETIVTRDANRIRAFHQAKGDIILKPLDGMGGTSIFRVKQDDPNLGVIIETLTQYGNQYAMAQAFIPEITQGDKRILVVDGEPVPYALARIPKKGETRGNLAAGGSGVAQPLSESDWKIARAIGPELKKRGLIFVGLDVIGDKLTEINVTSPTCIREIQAAFDVDITGMLMDAIEARVKA encoded by the coding sequence ATGATAAAACTCGGCATAGTGATGGACCCCATCAGTGAGATCAACATTAAGAAAGACTCCAGTTTTGCCATGCTGATGGCAGCTCAAGCGCGTGGCTACGAGCTGTTTTATATGGAAATGGCCGACCTTGCCATGGTGAACGGCGTGGCTATGGGCAATATGCGCCCGCTAAAAGTCATCAACGATGCCAGTAAATGGTTTGAGCTCGGTGAAGCACAAGATACGCCGCTCGAAGCCCTCGACGTGGTATTAATGCGTAAAGACCCACCGTTCGATACCGAATTTATCTACGCGACCTATATGCTTGAGCGCGCTGAAGAAAAAGGTGTGCTGATTGTTAACAAACCGCAGAGCCTGCGTGATGCTAACGAGAAGTTATTTACCGCCTGGTTTAGCGAATTTACCCCAGAGACAATCGTGACCCGCGATGCCAACCGCATTCGCGCCTTCCACCAAGCTAAGGGCGATATCATTTTAAAACCCTTAGATGGTATGGGCGGCACCTCGATTTTCCGCGTAAAGCAGGACGACCCAAACCTTGGGGTGATCATCGAAACCTTAACCCAGTACGGTAACCAATATGCCATGGCTCAGGCCTTTATCCCTGAAATCACCCAGGGCGATAAACGTATTCTGGTGGTCGATGGCGAGCCTGTGCCCTATGCACTCGCGCGCATTCCAAAAAAGGGCGAGACCCGTGGTAACTTAGCCGCAGGTGGCAGCGGTGTCGCCCAGCCATTGTCTGAATCCGATTGGAAGATTGCCCGCGCCATTGGCCCAGAGCTTAAAAAACGCGGCCTGATCTTTGTCGGTCTGGATGTGATTGGCGACAAGCTGACCGAGATTAACGTGACCAGTCCAACCTGTATTCGTGAAATCCAAGCGGCCTTCGATGTGGATATCACTGGCATGTTGATGGACGCCATTGAAGCGCGCGTTAAGGCCTAG
- a CDS encoding alkaline phosphatase: protein MSFTKAPLLLLALGLGFASPSFADDIGPAKAPARPKNIVIMVGDGMGPAYTSAYRYYKDNPDTEEVEQTVFDRLLVGMASTYPASVSGYVTDSAAAATALATGNKSYNGAISVDTQKQPLPTIFEKAKELGLSTGVAVSCQINHATPAAFLSHNESRKNYDAIAQSYLSTNADVLLGGGQSYFPPELLAQFTAQGYQHITRFEDLATITQPKVLGLFAEVQLPWAVDEKDAHRLSSLTQKALNLLSQNDQGFVLLVEGSLIDWAGHNNDIAAAMGEMDEFANAIEVVEQYVREHQDTLMVITADHNTGGLSIGADGNYKWDPAVLRNISASPDTLAKAAIGGDEWKTDLSRGLGFELTEEEIAKLNVARMQGLETMSTAVRHVIDNRTGTGWTTEGHTGMDVQVFAAGPAAGLFNGHQDNTDIANKIFSLLPKPKKVKEPANSAVN, encoded by the coding sequence ATGAGTTTTACCAAAGCGCCACTCTTGCTCCTTGCGCTGGGATTAGGTTTCGCCTCCCCAAGCTTTGCCGATGATATTGGGCCAGCCAAGGCGCCTGCGCGTCCGAAAAATATCGTTATCATGGTAGGCGATGGCATGGGGCCTGCTTACACCAGCGCCTATCGCTATTACAAAGACAATCCGGACACCGAAGAAGTTGAGCAAACCGTGTTCGACAGGCTACTCGTGGGCATGGCGAGCACTTATCCAGCGAGCGTAAGTGGTTATGTGACCGACTCTGCGGCGGCGGCGACTGCGCTGGCAACGGGCAATAAATCCTATAATGGGGCAATCTCGGTTGATACCCAAAAGCAGCCTTTACCGACTATTTTTGAAAAGGCGAAGGAGCTGGGACTAAGTACCGGCGTTGCCGTTTCTTGTCAGATTAATCACGCGACGCCAGCGGCCTTTTTGTCCCACAACGAGAGCCGTAAAAACTACGATGCTATCGCCCAAAGCTATCTAAGTACTAACGCAGATGTGTTATTGGGCGGTGGACAAAGCTATTTTCCGCCCGAATTGTTAGCCCAGTTTACAGCGCAGGGTTACCAACACATTACCCGCTTCGAGGACTTGGCCACTATCACTCAACCTAAGGTGCTCGGTCTGTTCGCCGAAGTGCAATTACCGTGGGCGGTGGATGAAAAGGATGCCCACAGACTTAGCTCCCTGACCCAAAAGGCGCTAAATCTGCTGTCACAAAATGACCAAGGCTTTGTGCTATTAGTCGAAGGCAGCCTGATTGACTGGGCAGGCCATAACAATGATATCGCCGCTGCCATGGGCGAAATGGACGAGTTTGCCAATGCCATCGAAGTCGTTGAGCAATATGTACGTGAACACCAAGACACCCTGATGGTCATCACCGCGGACCATAACACGGGTGGCTTATCTATCGGCGCCGATGGAAACTACAAATGGGATCCTGCAGTGCTGCGTAATATCTCCGCCAGTCCAGACACGCTTGCGAAGGCCGCCATAGGTGGCGATGAATGGAAAACCGATTTATCCCGCGGCTTAGGTTTTGAATTAACTGAAGAAGAAATTGCTAAGTTAAACGTCGCTCGCATGCAGGGACTAGAAACCATGTCAACTGCCGTTCGCCATGTGATTGATAACCGTACTGGAACAGGCTGGACAACCGAAGGCCACACTGGCATGGATGTACAGGTTTTTGCCGCAGGCCCTGCTGCAGGACTCTTTAATGGCCATCAGGACAATACCGATATCGCCAATAAAATCTTTAGCCTGCTGCCAAAACCGAAGAAAGTAAAAGAGCCAGCTAACTCGGCAGTTAACTAA